One stretch of Paenibacillus sp. AN1007 DNA includes these proteins:
- a CDS encoding ABC transporter substrate-binding protein, which translates to MIRKKTAYMVLLFLFMLVLAACGRTTTESANGTSVKQNTAVEEKEVQTVKHLKGTAVLPQKIERMVVLSAAYIDHMLTIGEKPAGVNVEVRYGGDYLPYLADQLQGVPTVGSADSPNLEAIVQIDPDVIVIESRTAENSYDQLEKIAPTIVLGTDWMEYEDGTTYWTRDLLTIAGMYNKVELAKEKIAEVEKQADQLKAKMEQLNQKKLAYLRVREKNLQIYAEKGHPTNTLLYHDLGFVPAAVTPAEQREDLSMEKISDIDADFIVLEVDPNAQDYLSKMHDSSLWKNVPAVRTNQVYQTDSFWLFKGWGAIGRTEIIREIKGMIQ; encoded by the coding sequence ATGATAAGAAAGAAAACAGCTTATATGGTCCTGTTGTTCCTGTTCATGCTTGTTCTGGCGGCATGCGGCAGGACTACGACAGAATCAGCAAATGGCACCTCTGTGAAACAAAACACCGCAGTAGAAGAAAAAGAAGTGCAGACGGTAAAGCATCTAAAAGGGACTGCGGTTTTGCCGCAAAAAATTGAGCGAATGGTTGTGTTATCTGCCGCTTATATCGATCATATGCTTACCATCGGGGAGAAACCTGCAGGTGTTAATGTAGAGGTTCGTTATGGCGGAGATTACCTGCCTTATCTTGCAGATCAGCTGCAGGGTGTTCCAACGGTAGGCTCGGCAGATAGTCCTAACCTAGAAGCGATTGTTCAGATTGATCCGGATGTCATCGTTATTGAGAGTCGAACAGCCGAAAATTCATATGACCAGTTGGAGAAAATCGCCCCGACTATTGTATTGGGTACAGATTGGATGGAGTATGAAGACGGTACGACATATTGGACTCGGGATTTACTGACCATTGCCGGGATGTATAACAAGGTAGAGCTGGCTAAGGAAAAGATTGCCGAAGTAGAGAAGCAGGCAGATCAACTCAAAGCAAAAATGGAACAGCTGAATCAGAAAAAACTGGCTTACCTGCGAGTGAGGGAGAAGAATCTGCAGATTTATGCCGAAAAAGGCCATCCAACCAATACACTTTTATATCATGATCTTGGCTTTGTACCTGCTGCCGTGACACCTGCGGAACAACGTGAAGATTTGTCTATGGAAAAAATATCCGATATTGATGCGGATTTTATTGTGCTTGAAGTGGACCCCAACGCCCAGGATTATTTAAGCAAAATGCATGATAGCTCCCTTTGGAAAAATGTCCCGGCAGTTCGGACAAATCAGGTTTATCAGACAGATTCCTTCTGGCTGTTTAAAGGATGGGGAGCCATCGGACGAACCGAAATCATCCGTGAAATTAAAGGTATGATTCAATAG
- a CDS encoding AraC family transcriptional regulator: MGRSNEWIKRLEQLYLSSVHICDYDGISGEVQYRVWKRFALCRVMRGTGTLTIDNVMHTLSPDDWFMLSPGMHVELQVNMDGPLRYQIILFSGVELVRIRNVWQAKGFDFPVTGRLQFSSNTRELREMMDRFFYKNYAAAESGNLDRKYLLHQLLIRLLTCVRQASKPQAGIDLAVDYMTQHYMKEIRIEEMARLAGLSVNHFIRTFKRQFEMTPMDYILQQRMAKAKQLLFSTDKIKRIAEQVGYRDEHYFSRVFKKNEGVAPTLYMKNKVSRIAALYYGLDDVVATLGLKPVSALSYVQRVAHPIRMTAGAADYSQVLILDSFGQNYDKLKRLQPDLIITSDRMQPNEWMHHIAPTAVLKHSNQVGDSLLYMADIMGRSEHAVRWIEQHAELSRILQAGIQSKWGKQTAMFIRVSSGFCRMYGLHNQTGALLYEDLGFQMPEHYPKEQWAVEMNNDNVQLFNVDHVFIMVDPTEEARIQFERLQHSAGWLSSKAVQEGHIYNAGDIFFRTLGPTGRLMAMRYAADQLGVRVR; encoded by the coding sequence ATGGGAAGAAGTAATGAATGGATTAAAAGACTGGAACAGCTGTACCTTTCTTCTGTGCACATCTGCGATTACGATGGCATTTCAGGGGAAGTCCAATACAGGGTATGGAAAAGATTCGCCCTATGTCGAGTAATGCGTGGTACAGGGACTTTAACCATCGATAACGTTATGCATACGCTGTCCCCTGACGATTGGTTTATGCTGAGCCCAGGCATGCATGTGGAATTACAGGTGAATATGGACGGCCCTCTTCGATATCAGATCATTTTATTTTCCGGTGTGGAGCTTGTTCGAATACGTAATGTTTGGCAGGCGAAAGGTTTTGATTTTCCTGTTACAGGCAGGCTCCAATTTTCTTCGAATACTCGTGAACTTCGGGAAATGATGGATCGATTCTTCTATAAAAATTATGCTGCAGCGGAATCCGGCAATCTGGACAGGAAGTATCTTTTACATCAGCTGCTGATTCGCTTGCTGACCTGTGTGAGACAGGCTTCCAAACCTCAAGCTGGCATAGATTTGGCAGTGGATTATATGACACAGCATTATATGAAGGAAATTCGAATCGAAGAGATGGCCCGCCTGGCGGGACTTAGTGTGAATCACTTTATAAGAACGTTCAAACGACAATTCGAAATGACACCGATGGATTATATTTTGCAGCAGCGGATGGCGAAGGCCAAACAGCTTTTGTTTTCTACAGACAAAATCAAGAGAATTGCGGAGCAGGTTGGGTACAGGGACGAGCACTACTTCAGCAGGGTGTTTAAGAAAAATGAAGGTGTTGCTCCTACATTGTATATGAAGAATAAAGTCAGCCGTATTGCAGCTCTGTACTATGGGCTGGATGATGTTGTTGCAACACTGGGGTTAAAGCCTGTATCTGCTTTATCTTATGTTCAGAGAGTGGCTCATCCTATCCGTATGACTGCAGGCGCAGCCGATTATTCGCAAGTCCTTATTCTGGACAGTTTCGGTCAAAACTATGACAAGCTGAAGAGATTGCAGCCAGATCTGATCATAACGAGTGACCGGATGCAGCCGAATGAATGGATGCATCATATTGCTCCAACAGCTGTTCTTAAACACAGCAACCAAGTTGGAGACAGTCTGCTGTATATGGCTGACATCATGGGCCGCAGTGAACACGCTGTCCGCTGGATTGAACAGCATGCGGAATTAAGCCGGATTCTTCAAGCAGGCATTCAATCCAAATGGGGGAAGCAGACGGCCATGTTTATCCGGGTGTCCTCCGGGTTTTGCCGAATGTACGGTCTCCATAACCAGACTGGTGCACTGCTGTATGAAGATTTGGGATTTCAGATGCCTGAGCATTACCCGAAAGAGCAGTGGGCGGTAGAGATGAACAACGACAACGTACAGCTGTTCAATGTGGATCATGTTTTTATTATGGTGGACCCGACGGAAGAAGCACGCATTCAATTCGAGCGACTGCAGCATTCAGCAGGGTGGTTGTCATCTAAGGCTGTGCAGGAAGGGCATATTTATAATGCAGGAGATATTTTCTTTAGAACGTTAGGCCCAACCGGGCGTTTAATGGCGATGCGTTATGCAGCAGATCAACTTGGCGTTCGTGTACGTTGA
- a CDS encoding MarR family transcriptional regulator, with protein MTRMVSKEEQIINLLNMLGNRISPKFERCTGISSSRFEILHELDQVDEINQSMLQKIINIDSAAITRHLKQLEADQMVTRRKNPEDNRVTFVRLTDHGRKQIEGYKAEKTNYIHQILDGFSEDEIHALADFLERMQNNF; from the coding sequence ATGACACGTATGGTTTCCAAAGAAGAGCAGATCATCAATCTGCTGAACATGCTGGGGAACAGAATCAGTCCCAAGTTTGAACGCTGTACCGGGATCAGTTCCTCTCGCTTTGAGATTCTGCATGAGCTGGATCAGGTTGACGAGATCAATCAGTCCATGCTTCAGAAAATCATTAATATCGACAGTGCTGCAATTACCCGCCACCTGAAACAGCTTGAAGCTGACCAGATGGTTACGAGACGCAAAAATCCCGAGGATAATCGGGTGACCTTTGTTCGTCTGACGGATCATGGGCGGAAACAGATCGAAGGATATAAAGCGGAGAAAACGAATTATATCCATCAGATTCTGGACGGTTTCAGTGAAGATGAGATTCATGCGCTCGCCGATTTCTTGGAACGTATGCAAAACAATTTTTAA
- a CDS encoding nitroreductase family protein, producing the protein MTTTQSKFQKTNDFNEITYGRRSVKLYDADVKISREEMTEILAEASRAPSSVNMQPWRFLVVDTPEGKEKLAPLARFNQNQVLTSAAVIGVFIDMNNGEYLEEIFGKAVEHGFMPKEVAEQQVKVVKPYYDNMPASDLRDVNLIDAGLVSMQLMLAARAHGYDTNPIGGYEKAQIAETFGMDKDRYQPVMLISIGKSAKEGHPSYRLPVDTITTWA; encoded by the coding sequence ATGACTACAACACAAAGCAAATTCCAAAAAACAAATGATTTTAACGAAATTACTTACGGTCGTCGTTCGGTTAAATTGTATGATGCTGATGTAAAAATCAGTCGTGAAGAAATGACTGAAATTCTGGCAGAAGCTTCCCGCGCTCCATCTTCTGTGAATATGCAGCCTTGGCGTTTCCTGGTTGTAGATACACCTGAAGGCAAAGAAAAGCTCGCACCTCTTGCACGCTTCAACCAAAATCAAGTGCTGACTTCTGCCGCGGTGATTGGTGTATTCATCGACATGAACAATGGCGAGTACCTGGAAGAAATTTTTGGTAAAGCAGTCGAGCATGGATTTATGCCTAAAGAAGTTGCAGAGCAGCAGGTAAAAGTGGTTAAACCTTATTACGACAATATGCCTGCTTCCGATCTGCGTGATGTCAACCTGATTGACGCTGGACTGGTATCCATGCAGTTAATGCTTGCTGCTCGTGCTCACGGGTATGATACCAACCCGATTGGCGGTTACGAAAAAGCTCAAATCGCTGAAACGTTCGGTATGGACAAAGATCGTTATCAACCCGTTATGCTGATCTCGATCGGTAAATCCGCTAAAGAAGGACACCCGTCATACCGTCTGCCGGTTGATACCATTACTACTTGGGCTTAA
- a CDS encoding putative quinol monooxygenase: MIIIHAHLQVQAAQEEAFLAAAKELIAATREEEGNISYDLVKSTEREQSYTMIELWKDEAATAAHNSSAHFQAFVQQAAAFMAAPMNVEVFAGEAVKQ, encoded by the coding sequence ATGATTATCATTCATGCTCATCTGCAAGTACAAGCCGCTCAAGAAGAAGCTTTTTTGGCTGCTGCCAAAGAATTGATTGCAGCTACACGTGAGGAAGAAGGCAACATCAGCTATGATCTCGTGAAAAGCACAGAACGTGAGCAAAGCTACACGATGATCGAGCTGTGGAAAGACGAAGCAGCAACGGCTGCTCACAACTCAAGTGCTCATTTCCAAGCGTTTGTTCAACAGGCTGCAGCATTCATGGCTGCTCCGATGAACGTTGAAGTTTTCGCTGGAGAAGCTGTTAAACAATAA
- a CDS encoding prolyl oligopeptidase family serine peptidase, which translates to MNMKKGLFSGFLALALTSSLLVSTNVSANNYAESRSPLSYSLVTKGYDWGPGVYKIILDTGTAIQGDTLNKDSFKVLAERSYPAIHMQTQQKYSGSDSSSRTIEDAYLSDKDGHRSSKPTGQYITLEMRVHPDLVTASPFTFDLQTFTNRYADLQYTIIQQKSLQDHTGSSVDHLTTRPDTPHTVIEQGVDMLDTSGKFSYKDPKFGQIHLTYASYLPETSKKKPLIIWLHGAGEGGTDPRIALLGNKVTALADKSIQNYFGDAAVLVPQTPTFWMNDGTGQYTKDGKSMYTQSLTALIKQYVKQYSSDIDTDRIYIGGCSNGGFMTLNMLLANPDYFAAAYPSAEAYEDSLLSKQDIAKLKNIPIWFTAAGADQTVDTSRTSTATYKRLIAAGAKNVHYSYFDKVLDMSGLYTKGNGDHAPYEYNGHWSWIPVLNNDISKDFNGKPVKIKGKAVTLMEWLANQKK; encoded by the coding sequence ATGAATATGAAAAAAGGATTGTTTTCAGGTTTCCTGGCTCTCGCCTTAACTTCCTCTCTTCTCGTCTCCACTAATGTAAGCGCAAACAATTATGCCGAAAGTCGCTCTCCTCTCTCCTATTCCCTCGTAACTAAAGGTTATGATTGGGGCCCGGGAGTGTACAAGATCATTTTAGACACAGGCACAGCCATTCAAGGAGATACCCTTAACAAAGACTCGTTTAAAGTTCTTGCTGAACGAAGTTATCCTGCGATTCATATGCAAACGCAGCAAAAGTATAGTGGATCAGACAGCAGCAGCAGGACCATTGAAGATGCTTACCTCTCAGACAAAGATGGCCATAGAAGTTCCAAGCCCACGGGTCAGTATATTACGCTCGAGATGAGAGTGCATCCTGATTTGGTCACAGCGAGCCCATTTACATTTGATCTTCAAACGTTCACCAACCGTTATGCAGACCTGCAGTATACTATTATTCAGCAAAAATCACTTCAGGATCATACAGGCAGCAGCGTTGACCATTTAACTACACGACCAGACACGCCGCATACCGTTATCGAACAAGGTGTAGATATGCTTGATACATCTGGTAAATTCAGCTACAAGGACCCCAAGTTTGGTCAGATCCATCTGACCTATGCCTCTTATTTGCCCGAAACCAGCAAGAAAAAACCGCTGATCATCTGGCTGCATGGTGCCGGTGAAGGGGGAACCGATCCAAGGATTGCCCTGCTGGGTAATAAAGTAACGGCCTTGGCCGATAAATCCATTCAGAACTATTTCGGTGATGCTGCTGTATTGGTTCCGCAGACACCAACATTCTGGATGAACGACGGAACCGGACAGTATACCAAAGACGGAAAAAGTATGTATACCCAGTCTTTAACCGCATTGATCAAACAGTATGTAAAGCAGTATTCATCTGATATTGATACGGACCGCATTTACATCGGAGGCTGCTCTAATGGCGGATTTATGACCCTGAACATGCTGCTCGCGAATCCGGATTATTTCGCAGCCGCATATCCTTCCGCAGAAGCATACGAGGATTCCTTGTTATCCAAACAGGATATCGCCAAGCTGAAGAATATCCCCATCTGGTTCACAGCTGCAGGGGCTGATCAGACGGTAGATACCTCCAGAACTTCAACAGCTACCTACAAACGATTGATTGCGGCAGGAGCCAAAAATGTTCATTATTCCTATTTCGATAAGGTGTTGGATATGAGCGGTCTATATACCAAAGGGAACGGTGATCATGCTCCATACGAATACAATGGGCACTGGTCCTGGATTCCGGTTCTAAATAATGACATTTCCAAAGACTTCAACGGTAAACCTGTGAAAATCAAGGGGAAAGCCGTAACGCTTATGGAGTGGCTCGCGAACCAAAAGAAATAA
- a CDS encoding FAD-binding oxidoreductase has protein sequence MTTKTKPKQTTKLTGRVIFKGDPGYEAARKNWDPHTDRYPKVFVFAQKTKDVSNAIKWARENNVPIRPRSGRHALEVNLSQVNGGIVIDVSDLNTIKLNKAAGTVVVGAGNRVGRIAHTLARQGFIAPFGDSPTVGIGGITLGGGIGPLQRTIGLISDNLLEFEMVDANGKIIRASKKSSADLFWASQGGGGGNFGVYTRYKFKVRRAPARATVYRITWPWAQFEKVLKVWQKWAPSVDTRLGSELSIGPKKGGNVSMEGLFLGSKTEALRLLRPLTSTGTPSQTIIRSVPYTEAVTFLLPPDPVLTQRYSNQFSSGFGRKTFPDQAIKSMREFLEHVEGETAGFFFLNWGGAVSRKSPKSTAFYWRKAKFYVEWNSSWTKPSQAAKNIAIVRNTRKKLQPYIVGSYINVPDQGIKRSGPVYYGANYARLRRVKAKYDPQNVFNNPQSIPPARGLK, from the coding sequence GTGACAACAAAAACTAAACCAAAACAAACGACCAAACTTACCGGACGTGTAATCTTTAAAGGAGACCCGGGCTATGAAGCGGCACGTAAAAACTGGGACCCTCATACCGACAGGTATCCAAAAGTTTTCGTTTTTGCTCAAAAAACGAAGGATGTCTCCAATGCCATCAAATGGGCTCGTGAAAACAATGTACCGATCCGGCCGCGAAGCGGGAGACACGCGCTTGAGGTTAACCTGTCACAGGTGAACGGGGGTATCGTCATTGATGTAAGTGATCTGAACACCATCAAGCTCAACAAAGCAGCAGGCACGGTAGTTGTTGGGGCAGGGAACCGGGTGGGGAGAATTGCGCATACACTTGCACGTCAGGGATTTATCGCGCCATTTGGTGACAGCCCTACGGTTGGAATAGGAGGTATTACTCTAGGAGGCGGCATCGGACCACTTCAGCGGACCATTGGTTTGATCAGTGATAATCTGCTGGAATTTGAGATGGTCGATGCGAACGGAAAGATCATTCGTGCGAGCAAAAAAAGCAGCGCAGATCTCTTCTGGGCATCGCAGGGCGGGGGCGGAGGTAACTTTGGCGTGTATACCCGCTACAAATTCAAAGTTCGTCGTGCGCCAGCGAGAGCGACGGTATATCGGATTACGTGGCCATGGGCTCAATTCGAGAAGGTGCTGAAAGTGTGGCAAAAATGGGCTCCATCAGTGGATACCCGTCTGGGGAGCGAACTGTCCATTGGGCCTAAAAAGGGCGGCAATGTAAGCATGGAAGGACTTTTTCTGGGGTCCAAAACAGAAGCGCTCCGGCTGTTAAGGCCGCTCACGAGTACGGGAACACCTTCACAGACGATCATCCGCTCCGTCCCGTACACGGAAGCCGTTACGTTTCTGCTGCCTCCTGACCCCGTGCTGACCCAAAGATACAGCAACCAGTTCTCCTCTGGCTTTGGCCGAAAAACGTTCCCGGATCAGGCAATCAAATCCATGCGAGAGTTTCTGGAACATGTAGAAGGAGAGACTGCCGGATTCTTTTTCCTGAACTGGGGTGGTGCCGTCAGCCGTAAATCTCCTAAGTCAACCGCATTTTACTGGCGCAAAGCGAAGTTCTACGTCGAATGGAACAGCTCATGGACCAAACCGTCTCAGGCCGCTAAAAATATAGCGATCGTGCGTAACACCCGCAAAAAATTACAACCTTATATTGTTGGGTCATACATTAACGTACCGGATCAAGGGATTAAACGTTCAGGACCTGTATATTACGGGGCAAACTACGCCAGATTACGCAGAGTCAAAGCGAAGTACGATCCCCAAAACGTGTTTAACAATCCGCAGAGCATTCCGCCGGCACGCGGTCTGAAATAA
- a CDS encoding MarR family winged helix-turn-helix transcriptional regulator produces the protein MKLDWMGDHRELVEKIIKYGNAYSNTYKLQRSYGTDMTFSASQIQTLEYILEAEDQEEKMSEMAARLGVSRSTFSKNVKNLTEKGLLEKYHLSGNRKDIYVKPSAKGREVYTKYTTFVRELCFDDIFKLADQITEADKKSFIRIMDLFADVLVWYGEKEQEPRRLIKIEQVSE, from the coding sequence ATGAAATTAGATTGGATGGGTGACCATCGGGAGCTTGTCGAGAAGATTATCAAGTATGGCAATGCTTATTCCAACACCTACAAACTGCAGCGAAGCTATGGAACCGATATGACGTTCTCTGCTTCCCAGATTCAGACGCTTGAGTATATTCTGGAAGCAGAAGATCAGGAAGAGAAGATGTCCGAGATGGCCGCCCGTTTGGGCGTAAGCCGCAGTACATTTTCCAAAAACGTGAAAAACCTGACCGAAAAAGGGCTGCTTGAAAAATATCATTTGAGCGGGAATCGCAAAGATATTTACGTCAAACCTTCAGCCAAAGGCCGCGAGGTATACACGAAATATACGACATTTGTCCGCGAGCTGTGTTTCGATGATATCTTTAAGCTGGCCGATCAGATTACGGAGGCGGACAAAAAAAGCTTTATTCGCATCATGGATCTGTTTGCAGATGTGCTCGTCTGGTATGGTGAAAAGGAACAAGAACCGCGCAGGCTCATCAAAATTGAGCAGGTCAGCGAGTAG
- a CDS encoding lysophospholipase, translated as MTKMETTIKSFDGTQLYFSKDTVEHAKAAVVIVHGLAEHASRYDYLTEKLNHRGFNVYRFDHRGHARSEGPRTFYSDFHHLIDDVNAVVETALQESGDTPLYIIGHSMGGFASSSFGTKYPGKVKGIVLSGALTRFNTKVVGELPMALPSGTYFPNELGSGVCSDPEVVSAYANDPLVEKQISVDLFNSLGYGVEWLKEHAKQFVDPVLVLHGANDGLVSEKDSRDFYGDIASTDKTLKIYAHLMHEIFNETARDEVIEEAISWIEKRI; from the coding sequence ATGACTAAAATGGAGACAACGATCAAATCCTTTGATGGTACACAGCTTTATTTCAGTAAGGATACGGTAGAACATGCGAAGGCAGCTGTAGTTATCGTGCATGGATTGGCTGAGCATGCCAGCCGCTATGATTATTTGACAGAGAAGCTGAATCATCGTGGATTTAACGTATACCGTTTTGACCATCGAGGTCATGCCAGATCGGAAGGACCGCGCACATTTTACAGTGACTTTCATCATCTGATCGATGATGTGAACGCTGTCGTGGAGACGGCACTGCAGGAGAGCGGCGATACACCGCTGTATATTATCGGACATAGTATGGGCGGCTTTGCTTCTTCATCGTTCGGCACGAAATACCCGGGTAAAGTGAAGGGCATCGTTTTATCGGGTGCACTTACCCGTTTTAATACAAAGGTGGTCGGAGAGCTGCCGATGGCTCTGCCTTCAGGCACGTATTTTCCAAATGAACTTGGCAGCGGAGTTTGCAGCGATCCTGAAGTTGTATCCGCTTACGCGAATGACCCGTTGGTAGAGAAACAGATTTCTGTAGATTTATTTAACAGCCTGGGTTATGGAGTGGAATGGCTTAAAGAACATGCGAAGCAGTTTGTCGATCCGGTGCTTGTACTGCATGGAGCGAATGATGGGCTGGTCAGTGAAAAGGATTCCCGTGATTTTTACGGCGATATCGCTTCGACGGATAAAACGCTGAAAATCTATGCACATCTCATGCATGAAATCTTTAATGAAACGGCACGGGACGAAGTGATTGAAGAAGCGATCTCATGGATTGAAAAACGAATCTGA
- a CDS encoding flavocytochrome c, with protein MKIIAIVGTNAKKSYNRMLLQFMKKHFESRAAIEILEIADVPMFNQSDNQTNSEIIQTFNEKIIASDGVIIATPEYNHSIPSSLKSVLEWLSFELHPLAGKPVMIIGASQGTQGSSRAQLHLRQILDAPGVEANVMPGYEFLLGSAHKAFDESGNLNQEGTIDFLEVCFLRFLRFAKISNQLNQEEEFTYNPGVYEVNAIGHSGKLPMKVSFSETRIESIDIDAKGETEGIADVVFVRIPNKIIEGQTLNVDALSGASETSNAVIDGVAKAVKLAGVNPDILKRRPKPASSQMREDEEYTCDVVVVGGGGAGLSAAAVALQQGASAIVLEKYPAVGGNTIRSGGPVNAADPEWQQQFNENPGERQTIENLLSTDESLIHPEYIDDFHALKAEFTAYQEKFGTQKAHLFDSPLLHRMQTYFGGKRTDLNGSTIYGQYDLVKVLTDNALESVHWLEDIGVEYDKSIVFAPVGALWRRGHKPVKSYGSAFIIALSQYVEENGGNIITDTPVKQLIIEDGKITGVIAAGVNGQKITVHAKAVVLASGGFGANTQMLKEYNTYWSHIDDDIKTTNSYAMTGDGISLGKSAGAALTGMGFTQMMPVADPETGELFSGLQVPPENFVIVNKKGERFVNEFSGRDVLTKAAIEQGSLFYLIADDEIKKTAANTSQEKIDRQVEAGTLFRADTIEELALKVNMDPQVLRTTIDKYNSYVDAGFDPEFHKDTFSLKVEKAPFYATPRKPAVHHTMGGIKIDTKTRVLDENGQPIAHLYAAGEVAGGIHAGNRLGGNALTDIFTFGRIAGKTAVEEMKGL; from the coding sequence ATGAAAATCATAGCGATCGTAGGCACAAATGCAAAGAAATCGTATAATCGCATGCTGCTTCAGTTTATGAAAAAACATTTTGAGTCCAGAGCAGCCATTGAAATTCTTGAAATCGCGGACGTACCAATGTTTAATCAATCCGATAACCAAACGAACAGTGAAATCATACAAACATTTAATGAGAAAATTATCGCAAGTGACGGAGTTATTATTGCAACTCCTGAATATAACCATTCCATTCCTTCATCCCTTAAGAGTGTGCTTGAATGGTTGAGCTTTGAGCTGCATCCGCTTGCGGGTAAACCCGTGATGATTATTGGTGCGTCACAGGGAACACAAGGCTCCTCGCGTGCGCAGCTGCATCTTCGTCAAATTCTGGATGCTCCGGGTGTTGAAGCTAACGTGATGCCAGGGTATGAGTTTTTGCTTGGAAGTGCACATAAAGCGTTTGACGAGTCAGGCAATCTGAATCAAGAAGGAACGATCGATTTCCTGGAGGTATGTTTCCTGCGCTTCCTTCGTTTTGCCAAAATTTCCAATCAGCTCAATCAGGAAGAGGAGTTCACCTATAATCCGGGTGTATATGAGGTCAATGCCATTGGTCACAGCGGCAAGCTTCCCATGAAAGTATCCTTTAGTGAAACTCGTATCGAAAGCATTGATATTGATGCGAAGGGGGAAACCGAAGGCATCGCCGATGTCGTTTTTGTACGAATTCCGAATAAAATCATCGAAGGCCAGACGTTGAATGTGGATGCACTTTCAGGTGCTTCTGAGACCAGTAATGCTGTCATTGATGGTGTAGCCAAGGCGGTTAAGCTTGCCGGAGTGAACCCTGACATTCTGAAAAGACGTCCAAAACCTGCCAGCAGCCAGATGAGAGAAGACGAGGAATACACTTGTGATGTGGTGGTTGTAGGTGGGGGCGGTGCCGGTTTAAGTGCTGCTGCTGTAGCTTTACAGCAAGGCGCGAGTGCGATTGTTCTTGAGAAATATCCGGCTGTGGGCGGAAACACGATCCGTTCAGGCGGGCCTGTCAATGCGGCAGATCCCGAGTGGCAGCAGCAGTTTAACGAGAATCCGGGGGAAAGACAGACGATTGAGAATTTATTAAGTACGGACGAGAGCTTGATCCATCCCGAATATATAGATGATTTCCATGCTCTGAAAGCGGAGTTTACAGCGTATCAGGAAAAGTTCGGCACACAAAAGGCACATTTGTTTGATTCACCACTGCTTCACAGAATGCAAACCTATTTTGGCGGCAAACGAACCGACTTGAATGGCAGCACAATCTACGGACAATACGATCTGGTCAAAGTCCTTACGGACAACGCTCTGGAAAGTGTACATTGGCTTGAGGATATCGGGGTTGAATATGATAAAAGTATTGTATTTGCTCCAGTGGGTGCCCTTTGGCGGCGCGGTCATAAACCGGTGAAAAGTTATGGTTCTGCATTTATCATCGCACTCAGCCAATATGTAGAAGAGAATGGCGGAAACATTATTACAGATACGCCTGTCAAACAGCTGATCATTGAAGATGGGAAAATTACAGGTGTAATCGCTGCGGGTGTTAATGGTCAAAAAATCACCGTGCATGCCAAAGCAGTTGTACTTGCAAGCGGCGGTTTTGGTGCAAATACACAAATGCTTAAGGAATATAACACATACTGGAGCCACATTGACGATGATATCAAAACGACGAATTCCTACGCGATGACGGGTGACGGCATATCGCTTGGCAAAAGTGCAGGAGCAGCACTGACAGGCATGGGTTTCACTCAAATGATGCCAGTCGCTGACCCGGAAACGGGCGAACTCTTCAGCGGGCTGCAGGTACCCCCTGAGAACTTTGTAATTGTTAACAAAAAGGGAGAACGATTTGTAAATGAATTTTCGGGTCGAGATGTTTTAACCAAAGCGGCTATTGAGCAGGGCAGTTTATTTTACCTGATTGCTGATGATGAGATCAAGAAAACCGCAGCGAATACAAGCCAGGAGAAGATTGATCGGCAGGTAGAAGCAGGTACTCTGTTTAGAGCGGATACGATTGAAGAACTGGCATTGAAAGTAAATATGGACCCTCAAGTTCTCAGAACGACCATTGATAAGTATAACTCTTATGTGGATGCGGGCTTTGACCCAGAGTTCCATAAAGATACATTTAGCTTGAAAGTCGAGAAGGCTCCGTTTTATGCTACACCTAGGAAGCCTGCAGTTCACCACACGATGGGCGGTATCAAGATTGACACGAAAACTCGTGTTCTGGATGAGAACGGCCAACCTATTGCCCATCTGTATGCTGCCGGCGAAGTAGCGGGAGGTATACATGCAGGCAATCGTTTAGGCGGTAACGCCTTGACCGATATCTTCACATTTGGACGGATTGCTGGTAAAACGGCTGTTGAAGAAATGAAAGGTTTATAA